The DNA segment GCTGGAATTGTATAAAACCACCAGCTTGTGTCCTTGTCCACCAATCCTAGATCCATCTTAACGCACTCAACAATATGAGAAAGAGATGTTGTGAAGTGATGATAGGAAGTGGGAGTATTTATATATCAAGATGACAACTTCTACTGTACACggattattatatattttactaATGCATCTAAATTCAATCAAGAGTATTGTAGGgcgtttataaaaaaaaaaaaaagtattgcaGGGCAAATGATTAGAAGCATTCGGTTCTCCATATTAAATAGAGAACttcttatatatattttgacacgtgtaatattGACTCACATATACTATAAGAGACcccattattttaattattacgtggagTCACAATACACATATCCAAAAATGTGAACTGGAGGTCATTCGAGTGATATGAAAGACCAAATCTTTAATATAAACCCGTATTATAAATAGGAGACATTAAGACTCTATTCGTTTTGACTGAACTAAACTTGAACTAAAATAATGAAttgtatataaattaaaataataatataattatttaaaaatagtaataattaaaataaaaaacttataaaaataaaaatggctttagtaataataataattattattattataatttttaatgataaattattaaattgatTATTGAACTGATTGAATTGAatgttactgaactgaaattactGATATTAAATTACTGATATTAATTTAGCCTAAGTAAGAAAATATGATGTATTGGATATTTTATAAAACTATAATAAAAtgttgttataaaaaaataaaccgttatattttaaaattgttgACCGTCATGGTATAACaacaatattaataaaagacaaaattaaattaattttaggtcTAATACATTACTAGCTCTTTGAATTTGTTCTAGATTGGTTCCttgaactttacaagtgtcttACCAGCTCTCTaaatttgtccataaaaatttattagcgtcctgaactttgcaagtgtctcaccagcttcctaaacttgtttattccgtaacaactaaatgcaaaaacttattaattctaaattctaaaaatacgtcttcatctatttgtgaggtaattttttctcttctcctacCTTCTAATCTATAATAAGAGTTAATGTTGCAGGATTTAGAGATCGAAATGATGAGGATcgcgagttagtattatggtttttgtatttaattattatagaataagtaagtttaggaagctggtgagacactttcAAATTTCAGgaaactaataaatttttatggtcAAATTTAGGGAACTGGTGGATATAAAATAAGTAAATTTAGAGAGATGGTGAGACATTTGTAAAATTGAGGAAGCCAATTTATTATTATGGATAAGTTGAGAAAGGTGGTGACGCATGAGGTCTTAAAAGATTTAATGAAAATAACATTAGTAGGAGTGATGAGGCATTTAATGAAAATAAGATTAGTAAGAGTGATGAGGGATGAAATCACGtggaaagagagaaagaaagaaaagaaaatgcatGGATAGTGGGGTATATGttttttaagaaaaagaaagaccATAGAATTCGACTCTAAAAACGGCTAAAGAAAAAAGAGTAGTAATGAGTATTGAGAGGTGTGAGCTGAGCCTGAGCCTGAGCTGATGTTTTTGCATTTATTGTTTGACGGACACAAACTCTGCAGGCTTTAAGACACTGCTTTTAGATCTCCCCTTCGATTTTCCTATTTCCATTCTCACGGACTCTCTAGCTTTTCAATGGCCAAACAGAGCTAGCTAGGGTTTCTCTACAACAaattaaatatacataataaaacttgggtaaatttcaaaaaaaacccctgtggtttcacttttttgttaaaaaaggactgtggtttttttcgcttcaaatacaggactgtggtttattccgttacactatttacggatttggtgaagatgctattaatttgctgacgtggctgaagggcaattatgggtttttaaaaaaattagggtaaatttaaaaaaaaaccatgtggtttcacttttttgcagaaaaaggactatggttttttttcttttcaaatacaggactgtgatttattctttacactatttacggatttggtgaagatgtcgtttatttgctAACGTGGCTGAAGAGTAAATatggatttttaaaaaaattgatcaataaattttttataactattttgggtCTACAATATTTACcgatgaattttttataactattttgtggCTACAATATTGACTATAAAATCTCACATGAGCGCAATCTCACATGGTTGTTCAAAGCCTTTTatagtcaatttttttaaaaaactcatatttgcccTTCAGTCACGTCTgcaaataaacgacatcttcaccaaatccgtaaatagtgtaatggaataaatcacagtcctgtatttgaaaagaaaaaaaaaccacaatcctttttctgcaaaaaaagtgaaaccacagagttgtttttaaaaaaatttatcccaatttttttaaaaacccataattgcccttcagccacgtcagcaaattaacggcatcttcaccaaatccgtaaatagtgtaacggaataaaccacagtcctgtatttgaaacgaaaaaaaccacaatccttttttgataaaaaagtgaaaccacagggattttttttgaaatttacccataaAACTATTAGTTTTGTCTTTTCACATTTCTAAACATCACTCACGCTATAACTTTTAAGATCATTCGAATTATAATAACTCTTCTAATTGGTTAAAacagaatataaaattagtatgTATTGTAAACATTTCAAACTAAGAGGCTATCTTAATTGTAAGGTGtgtcaaaaattaatataaaaactatttttagatttttaattataagtttaagttAGAACGTACTGATATGGATATTTGTACCGGTGAGGGTGCAAGTACATCAAATcgtatatttaaaataaaatgaaacaaatgagttaatcggtgttgatggttttttttttttgtgttgtgACTTTTTATTCTCCATCACATATTTAGatgtatctattttttttaacattgatTTGGTTTTTTCAGGTTTGAATTTTTTGGAGTCTTAAATTTTAATATCTTTCCTTTACATAAAAATGGGTGGTTACTATAGTTTTTTCTTTAACCTTTTTTCATTAgggtattttattttattatatatatatcaatccctttttgaaaaaaaaaattattcaagaaaaacttctatattttacattattaattaatccaaaaattaTGTCTTCAAAGTtttcttatattaaaaaaaaatatatagaaagaagggacacttattttggtatgACTGATGCATTTTTCCGTATATGCATAACATGTTAACCTTCTAGGAGTTAAGTGCTTCCTAGGGTTAAGCTTTTAGTTAGAATTGTTGTTTGATACAAATCAGAGCTTCTTAAACCACGTAATTGAAGGTTTAAATCTTGATAATAAATTTATTGTTAGCGTATGAATATTTGCCATTGGGCCAAATAATCCGCTATTTGGATGTAGTTAGAATGAGCTGATGGGTTATTAGGTGAACCTTAAAGTACCTAAAGGATAATTATACTCCTAACTCTAGACACCCTAGCTAAGATAGATTAACCCTAACAGTCATAAAAGCAAACGTTGCTCTCTCTCCGTACATGTCACCACCATCCCCTCTTTTTCCCTCTCAAACATTAATTCTTAGTTCATGGATCATAATGTCTTCTCTTGATTTATCTTGGTGTAGTTCATTCTTGATCGAAAATACACAATAGTAGTTTCTTTCTTTCGCTGCAGTTATGTCAATGAGTTTTCTACAATTTACGAGATAACTGGAGAATCcctttatattttgtttatctTTATAATAATCCTGGTTTTTATTTATCATCATAAATAATATCATATGGTAGATGCAATTTCATAGATGGATTAGAATTGTTTAATTAATAAACAAAATATAGAAAGATAGCATATTGATTGAAGAGGAAGGAGGTCCCAATAAAATCGAAATCCATGTTTAAATAGAAAGTATTGCCATTTGATGGTAATAAAAAGAAGATTATGGTCCAAAGAGATAGTTTTGTGTAAAATGAAATGAAGTTGACCCTACAATGAAAAGGAGAAGAGaaagataaaaaagaaaaacatgagGTGAGGGTGACAATGTATACAGGAAAAGAAGTGAATATTAAATGTGAATTGGACAAAAGAGAATGGGAGGCAGCTGTACATTCATTTCTATTATTTATGTCTTTCTTACTATCTTCATGTTTTTGTTTGAGTTTATTGGCGGTGCTAATTGTTTTATATTCTTTATTGCAATATAACAAAACTCTGCCCACCATTATCACCAAAATAGTGTCTACATTGCCTCTCTATTTTTAAAACCTCTGGCGGCGGAAATACAGAGATAGACTTTTTTCCTGTTCAAATTTCCAAATATGTAATTGAGAGCGGTTTGCTTGTTTCCGCTGATCCTGTTCGTTGTATGCAGTGGCTGTTAGCTGTTTTCCTTTTGTTAATAAATAGTAGATATTAGTTATTTTTACTGTAAAAAGCAATTGTTTCggaattttatcaaacacttctaTCTTTCTTTTAGTATTTAAAGGCAAAAAAcaattccaaaaattaaaacaaaccgGTACTAAATTTCCTTTAATATACTATATATGTACATGTGGTCTTTCActatttatatttagataattatatatgtttcgTGCAATGATGCATTTAGCCCAAAGTTTGAATGTTTTAGACTCCCACGGCCGATTTCACCAAGGATACATATGGTCGATTAACCAATCtattaataaaaactattaatCAATCCATTTAATTCGGTCAATCATATTTCAATTAACCTATTACTTCGGCCGGTTAACCATTGGTGacttttcatagtaaatatttatttaaatttataattattcacttgcaaataaatatatagttattagtattaaataaaaatattgaacttcaaatttaattaacaaaatcacaaaaaaaaataattttaatattttcacttaaaaattaaatataaatattgtagggataattttttttttttgatttacaTGGAAGGCTCAAGGCCCGAGAGAAAAAAAGGGGGGAAGGGGGAGAGAAGAAAGCAAACTGGACCTAAACACGGATGACTCTGCTAAGAGTCGAACCCTGACAGTCTTCACTGAGGATTCCCTGGAGGCCTACAGGAGGAGTATCAAATTCATAAAACCCTGTGTGACAAGAACCTGCGAAATTCGTCAACCAGATTGTAGGGATAAATTGAGTAAACGGGTCCTGACCCATTTATGACCCGTGAATAACCTAGTCAAATTAGAATTAAGGTTTTATCCAAACTATAAATAGATATCTAAGAATGCTAAAACCCTAAGTCTATAAGATAAGTGTTACTTCAAATTTTGGTAGCTTCAATTAACATACAATATATTGGTAGATCTCacttattaaatatattttatgccACAAACAAACTtttgaggagagagaaatttgtTACTAATATTTGTAACAAATTATATTTAGTAACAACCACTTTAGTGGTTTGTTACAACTTATCCTCACTATTATAGGTGgtctaagaaaagaaaagagactctctctctctctctctcttacgCGCCTCCTCTCTCTCTTTGTCTTCTAGTTATGTTCTTAGTTCGTGAAATAACGGAGACTACGaccggctctgataccacctgatacgaaattatataaaagcctaatatataaataattaaagagaTAGGGTTAATGGGTAAAATGAGGTAAGTGTAATGGTGGTAAGTTTGTAAATAAGATGAGGGTATGAATTGTAAATAAGGGGTGACAAACTTGTAATTAAAAGGAAGCTGGAGAAGTGGCAATACTGATTTGCAATGGTCTTTTAAAAAGTCCAGACGACGTATGTGGATAGTCACACTGTGTGTGGGctttattttcaaaatgatatggTGACTTTACAAgtccacacgacgtgtgggaatatccacacgacgtgtgaattaaaaataaagaagcaGAAACTTTTATTTGGATTCATACGACGTGTGGGTTTTCCACACAGCGTGTGGGCTCTGTTTTCCACATGAATTGTCTTCTCTTCCTCTTGCTGTATCGTCCCTTTGGCTCGGCGTCTCCCACTACCTGTTTCCACATATTCGGTCAACTTGATGCCTTCATCAATTACCTAATAgtttattatgtcattaaaaagtataaataacTCATCAAAATATATGAAACTGTTTCCGTTTATCGACAAATTTGTTTCGAAGATACGGTGTGGGAATCGAATAACTGACAAATCAATCTGTTCAAATTTATTGTTAAATAGTGGTAAAAATAGACCATTCTGTACGTTAAGAATAAATTTGCACTTGTCTAAAAATGACAGGGACAAATTTATATCCTATCATATATTAATGAgaattagtattttttttaacaaacaaGAATGCTCTTTTATTCAATATTTAGACCAAGAGTATCAACAAGTAATAAGGATCGAATAAAATCGGGGATCCTAAAAAATGAGGACGGGCTAGCATATGAACGTGACCCCCTAGCAACAGCATGGGCGACACAGTTCGCTTGCctgaaagcaaaaaaaaaaaagctaacaGCATGTAGCTGTTGAGCAAGATGTTTACATTGCAAAATTACCAAATCAAACTCACTGAGATTTACAGTTTCCTTCTTCATGCTGTCCACAACGAGCCTTGAATCCATTTCAATTTGAACTGCTTGTGCTTGCTGTAGAACCAGCCATGATAGAACATCTTTTACTCCGATTGCTTCAGCCATTGTAGAATCAACCAAATTAGCCTTTGTGTTCATATAGCACCATAGAAAATGCCCTTGTGAATCTCTCGCCACTGCACCAATTCCAGTTTGTCGAGTCTCCCGAAAGATAGCCGCGTCAATGTTCACTTTGTGTAGACCAGCAGCTGGCCTTTCCCATTCTTTTCTTACAATATCTGTTTGTGCTCTCACCACCCCATGTTCCTCCCTAGTCTGAGCCGCAACGTACTGAAGTAGGAAATCCAACGCTGAACGCACAGCCACTGATGGAGGAAGGATCGGCCGATCCCAGATTTTACCATTCCCGTGTCGCCAAATACACTAGAGAATAACACCAATCCTTCCCAGTTCCTGTTCAGTATGCCGGGAAATCAGAAGCTCGAACCAGTCCCTGAAGGAGTCGACCGGCGGAATATCCAATGTGATTGACGCCGCCGACCAGCAGCTTACCGCGTAGTGGCAATCCGCGAAGACGTGAAGGCCGTGTTCCCCTAACTCTCCACACGATCCACAATTATTCATGATGTCCAATCCTTTTCTGCATAACCGATCACGGGTTGGTAAGAAGTCCACTCCAAGCTTCCAAAGGAACATTTTCACCCTCGGCGGAAGTGTTAGCCTCCATATCTTATTCCAGATTTCCACTCTACCTTCAGTAGTTGTACCTGCATCCAGAGAAGATTGGTTAAAAATAACACGGTAACCCGATTTGACTGAGTAACGCCCATTCGAGTCAAAATGCGATCTAAGCACATCCGGCCTGCTTAAGTCACCTCCTGGCAGACTAAAAACAGCTCCCACCTCCTCTGGCAACAATATCGCATTAAGAATATTCAAGTTCCAATCCGTAGTTCCAAACAACCATAAATCCCTTACCATCCTTATACCTTCAGGCACTGCAGCTTGTGGATTAACATAGAAATCATCTCTAGGAAGCCAGGGATCACTCCACACTCCCACCCTCGAACCATCTCCAATCCTCCATCTATAACCCTCCTGAACATAATCAATAGCGCTATGAATGCTTCTCCATGCCTGACTCGGATTAGTACCTAAGGATGCCGAGAAGACGCTCCCTCtaggaaaatatttagctttgagaaGCCTACTTAGAAGAGCATTCGGATTTTGCACAATATTCCAAACATGTTTACCCGTTTAATGTTTCACCAAAAATTATAATTGGTcagaaaataattttattttagggataaagtgtaaaaatacctttaacgtttacaaccagGAGTAATTTactcataacgtctaaaatgatgcaattttacctttaattttggcagccaagagcaattttacccataacgttgtcaagttgggtaaattttagaaataattcgtCGAACTGTCTTTTtagttatgatttttttttaacgaactgatatgcaattggtgcagaataagaaacaaaatatatgtgttttacaaTAACGCCTGAAATTGACTAAACTTgacaatgttagagataaaattgctcttgactatcaacgttaagggtaaaattacactattttagacgttaggagaaAATTGCCCCTATCTTTAAacattagagatatttttgcaccttatccctttattttatttgacaTTTGACAAATTTGGAGTGTATTTTATTAATATCTTGATCAAATGCTTGGGAGTAGAAAAATTTCTACTGATTGCTAATTGGTAAGTCAATTTATCTTAGATGTAGATaccatataaatataataattgtgttaatttatttcaaatttttcTTCAAGTAGGTGGATCTATATTATAAAATTTCATATCTAAAAAATGACTATTGAATTATATATTTCATACAAATAATTAACATAAATATAACTACAataatttttctcaaaaaaagaaaaggattATAAAAAATAAGTCACTTTGAATTATTACTTAAGTGGATAGAGCAtaatattaatttgatattttatttactaAATCATTTTGGTTCTTCATGGTAACATTAATAAACGTGTTGATAAGTTAATAAAATGAATACATAGACGCAAAGTTGAGATGGCCGAGTTGGTCTAAGGCGCCAGATTAAGGTTCTGGTCCGAAAGGGCGTGGGTTCAAATTCCACTctcaacaattttttttttttttttttttttttttttttttttgtttttttttgggtaCGAGCAACGTGTGCTAAACCCATCCTTCCGAAAACCTGTAGGCTGTATCTTATCCAGCTGAGCTGAGttatttttgctcctttctttCTGCGAATGTGATTCATTAAAATTTAGAAATGGCAAGTTTGATGACATCTTGTTTCTTTTCAAATCCTAGATTAGGTTATTATCAGTATCGGCACCAAACGCAATTGAGAATAAGAGCCTCCTCCTCATCTTCTGCTGCTCCTGGTGTTcatctcaacactcttcaaTCTGCTATAGATAAGGTTCGTAATTAGTAATTTACTATTTGCTGTTTGGTTTGCCTTAATTTCTGatcaaaaaactaaaaaatcgAATTGATGCAGAAAGACAGTAATGCAGTAAAAGAGGCACTGGATCAACTCAGAGAAGAAGGTTGGGCTAAGAGATGGAGTAGTCAGCCTTATGTATCTCGTCGTACGGTCAGACCATTAATTGTTGTTTGTACAATTATGAAATTAGAAAATGTGATTGATAATAATGAATAATGTTGTGGTAGACAGACATCCCTTCGAGAATTAACAAATCTTGGAATGAAAAACGCAGAAAACTTGGCCATTCCAAGTGTTAGAAATGATGTAAGTAATATTGTTGTATACAGAAGAGATTGAATTGAAGCTTTGGATATTGggtttttaattcaaattataatatttttcagTAATACAGGCAGCTTTTCTTGTCACAGTAGTCGGAACAACTTCAGTTTTGGGAGTTCTTACCGGTCAACTTCCCGGAGTATATATTCATATGCCTTCCTTACTTCAATTCCTAATATTGGAAAATTTGAGCATTTCTTGCATTAATTTGTAGTTGAATTATGATGTGTAGGATTGGGGGTTCTTTGTACCTTATTTAATTGGCAGCATTTCTCTAGTAGTATTAGCTGTGGGAAGCATTTCTCCTGGGTAAGTTCACTTGAATTTTAACACATAGTTGGGTTTTATTTCATGTTATTATCAGATAAACACAACTCatgcttttatttttcaatgTGGGATTATATATAGCCTTCTTCAAGCTGCAATCGGTGGATTTTCGACGATTTTTCCGGATTATCAAGAAAGGATAGCTAGACATGAAGCAGCTCATTTTTTAAGTAGATGTTGAATTTGGCATATTGAATTAATTCAGAGTTGTTATTTAGTTAGATAAACAAAGGTTTTTCATATTGTATTGGCAGTTGCATATTTGCTTGGGTTTCCAGTACTGGATTATTCATTAGATATTGGAAAAGAGCATGTCAACCTCATTGATGAAAAGATGCAGAAATTGATTTACAGTGGACAGCTTGATACCAAGGAACTAGACAGGTGCctttaattccaaaaaaaaaaaaaaactcatgtcgTTTCACAGTTTTTATGGGTTATAACGAGTTTGCTATCAGGATCGCGGTGGTAGCAATGGCTGGACTTGCAGCAGAGGGTTTGCAGTATGACAAAGTGGTTGGTCAATCTGCTGATCTTTTAACTCTCCAGGTGTTTCATTTATTTGCAActctacttttatttttattgttgagATTGAATGTAGAAGATATTGATTAAGTAAATGTGTGCAGAGGCTTATAAATAGAACGAAACCACAGCTTAGCAAAGAGCAACAACAAAATCTTACTAGATGGGCTGTAAGTAATTGCTTCTGTAACTAGAAATTAATTAAGGATTCATGATTTATATGAAGGTTTTATGAGCAGAAAGTATATATTCGTTTCAGGTATTGTTTTCAGGATCTCTGATAAAGAACAACAATGCAATTCATGAAGCTCTAGTGGGAGCTATGTCAAACAAGGCTACTGTTTTAGAATGCATCCAAGCCATTGAGAATGCTGCATAATTATTTCTGCAATTCC comes from the Euphorbia lathyris chromosome 5, ddEupLath1.1, whole genome shotgun sequence genome and includes:
- the LOC136230010 gene encoding uncharacterized protein isoform X1, with translation MASLMTSCFFSNPRLGYYQYRHQTQLRIRASSSSSAAPGVHLNTLQSAIDKKDSNAVKEALDQLREEGWAKRWSSQPYVSRRTTSLRELTNLGMKNAENLAIPSVRNDAAFLVTVVGTTSVLGVLTGQLPGDWGFFVPYLIGSISLVVLAVGSISPGLLQAAIGGFSTIFPDYQERIARHEAAHFLIAYLLGFPVLDYSLDIGKEHVNLIDEKMQKLIYSGQLDTKELDRIAVVAMAGLAAEGLQYDKVVGQSADLLTLQRLINRTKPQLSKEQQQNLTRWAVLFSGSLIKNNNAIHEALVGAMSNKATVLECIQAIENAA
- the LOC136230010 gene encoding uncharacterized protein isoform X2, with translation MYLVVRQTSLRELTNLGMKNAENLAIPSVRNDAAFLVTVVGTTSVLGVLTGQLPGDWGFFVPYLIGSISLVVLAVGSISPGLLQAAIGGFSTIFPDYQERIARHEAAHFLIAYLLGFPVLDYSLDIGKEHVNLIDEKMQKLIYSGQLDTKELDRIAVVAMAGLAAEGLQYDKVVGQSADLLTLQRLINRTKPQLSKEQQQNLTRWAVLFSGSLIKNNNAIHEALVGAMSNKATVLECIQAIENAA
- the LOC136230010 gene encoding uncharacterized protein isoform X3, whose protein sequence is MYLVTSLRELTNLGMKNAENLAIPSVRNDAAFLVTVVGTTSVLGVLTGQLPGDWGFFVPYLIGSISLVVLAVGSISPGLLQAAIGGFSTIFPDYQERIARHEAAHFLIAYLLGFPVLDYSLDIGKEHVNLIDEKMQKLIYSGQLDTKELDRIAVVAMAGLAAEGLQYDKVVGQSADLLTLQRLINRTKPQLSKEQQQNLTRWAVLFSGSLIKNNNAIHEALVGAMSNKATVLECIQAIENAA